One window of the Streptomyces sp. NBC_00259 genome contains the following:
- a CDS encoding phosphoadenylyl-sulfate reductase: MTVVQTRDELKSLAEQAGRDLEEASALDILRWAAENFGPRFCVTSSMEDAVVAHLASRALPGVDVVFLDTGYHFPETIGTRDAVEAVMDVNVITLTPRRSVAEQDAEHGPRLHDRDPDLCCALRKVRPLEEGLAGYDAWATGLRRDESPTRANTPVVGWDEKRQKVKISPIARWTQADVDAYVAEHGVLTNPLLMDGYASVGCAPCTRRVAAGEDARAGRWAGRGKTECGLHG, encoded by the coding sequence ATGACGGTGGTTCAGACGAGGGACGAACTGAAGTCCCTCGCCGAGCAGGCCGGCCGGGACCTGGAGGAGGCCTCGGCCCTCGACATCCTGAGGTGGGCGGCCGAGAACTTCGGCCCGCGGTTCTGCGTCACCTCCTCCATGGAGGACGCGGTCGTCGCCCACCTCGCCTCGCGTGCCCTCCCCGGCGTCGACGTCGTCTTCCTCGACACCGGCTACCACTTCCCCGAGACCATCGGCACCCGCGACGCGGTCGAGGCGGTGATGGACGTCAACGTCATCACGCTCACCCCACGCCGGTCGGTCGCGGAGCAGGACGCCGAGCACGGCCCCCGGCTTCACGACCGCGACCCCGATCTGTGCTGCGCCCTGCGCAAGGTCCGGCCGCTGGAGGAGGGGCTGGCCGGGTACGACGCCTGGGCGACCGGGCTGCGCCGCGACGAGTCCCCGACCCGGGCGAACACCCCGGTCGTCGGCTGGGACGAGAAGCGGCAGAAGGTCAAGATCTCCCCGATCGCCCGCTGGACCCAGGCCGATGTGGACGCCTACGTCGCCGAGCACGGGGTCCTCACCAACCCGCTGCTGATGGACGGTTACGCCTCCGTCGGCTGCGCCCCCTGCACCCGGCGGGTCGCGGCGGGCGAGGACGCCCGGGCCGGCCGGTGGGCCGGCCGCGGCAAGACCGAGTGCGGGCTGCACGGCTGA
- a CDS encoding VOC family protein, which translates to MTPRLDAVGLVVSDMAASLAFYRRLGLDFAEGAESAPHVEAVLPGGPRVLFDTEETIRSFDPGWTRPEGGDRVGLAFLCDSPAEVDRVYEELVAAGHRGHLKPWDAFWGQRYAIVLDPDGAGVSLFADAEPAASSA; encoded by the coding sequence ATGACTCCACGACTCGATGCCGTCGGCCTGGTCGTCTCCGACATGGCCGCCTCACTCGCCTTCTACCGCCGCCTCGGCCTGGACTTCGCGGAAGGGGCCGAGTCCGCGCCGCATGTCGAGGCCGTGCTGCCCGGCGGGCCGCGCGTGCTGTTCGACACCGAGGAGACGATCCGGTCCTTCGATCCCGGCTGGACCCGGCCCGAGGGCGGGGACCGTGTCGGGCTCGCCTTCCTCTGCGACAGTCCCGCCGAGGTGGACAGGGTGTACGAAGAGCTGGTCGCGGCAGGCCATCGTGGCCACCTCAAGCCGTGGGACGCGTTCTGGGGACAGCGCTACGCGATCGTGCTCGACCCGGACGGTGCCGGGGTCTCGCTGTTCGCGGACGCGGAGCCGGCGGCCAGTTCGGCGTAG
- a CDS encoding acyl-CoA dehydrogenase family protein translates to METSTHTVTNQAPPLVAYDVFAADRALTEAVERHLDPGLLGTARQELSQLGRTAGSAQAQRWGVQADENPPVLRTHDRYGHRIDEVDFHPAWHRLLGKAVSSGLTNAWGRPGGHVRRAAGFLVWSQVESGHGCPVSMTHAAVPALRTDPALAAEWEPRLTSRVYEDGLRPPAEKPGVLFGMGMTEKQGGSDVRANTTRAVPLAAAGEYALTGHKWFCSAPMSDAFLVLAQAPGGLTCFLVPRVLDDGTRNVFAIQRLKDKLGNRSNASSEVEFDGTWARRVGEEGRGVRTIIGMVSATRLDCVLGSAALMRQSVAQAIHHTAHRNAFGGPLIDKPLMRNVLADLALESEAATVLAMRLAAAYDAAEAGDEAERALLRLAVPAAKYWVTKRCTPVVAEALECLGGNGYVEESGMPRLLRESPLNSIWEGSGNVQALDVLRALRGTPGALDAYLREVGRARGADHRLDGAIKGMLTELADLESVEVRARRLVERMALVLQGSLLVRWAPPEVADAFCASRLGGDWGSAFGTLPYGLNLAAVVERARVQV, encoded by the coding sequence ATGGAGACCAGCACCCACACCGTGACCAACCAGGCTCCGCCCCTGGTCGCGTACGACGTGTTCGCGGCGGACCGTGCGCTGACCGAGGCCGTGGAGCGGCACCTGGATCCGGGGCTGCTCGGTACGGCGCGTCAGGAGCTGTCCCAGCTCGGCCGCACCGCGGGTTCGGCGCAGGCCCAGCGGTGGGGGGTGCAGGCCGACGAGAACCCTCCGGTGCTCCGTACGCACGACCGGTACGGGCACCGGATCGACGAGGTGGACTTCCATCCTGCGTGGCACCGGCTGCTGGGCAAGGCGGTCTCCTCGGGGCTGACGAACGCCTGGGGGCGGCCCGGCGGGCATGTGCGGCGTGCGGCCGGGTTCCTGGTCTGGTCGCAGGTGGAGTCCGGGCACGGCTGCCCGGTGTCGATGACGCATGCGGCGGTGCCGGCGCTGCGCACGGACCCGGCGCTGGCCGCCGAGTGGGAGCCGCGGCTGACGTCGCGGGTGTACGAGGACGGCCTGCGGCCGCCCGCCGAAAAGCCCGGTGTGCTGTTCGGGATGGGCATGACCGAGAAGCAGGGCGGCAGCGACGTCCGGGCGAACACGACCCGGGCGGTGCCGCTGGCCGCGGCCGGGGAGTACGCACTGACCGGGCACAAGTGGTTCTGCTCGGCACCGATGAGCGACGCGTTCCTGGTGCTCGCGCAGGCTCCCGGGGGCCTCACGTGCTTCCTCGTGCCGCGGGTGCTGGACGACGGAACGCGCAACGTGTTCGCGATCCAGCGGCTCAAGGACAAGCTGGGCAACAGGTCGAACGCGTCGAGCGAGGTGGAGTTCGACGGGACGTGGGCGCGCCGGGTCGGCGAGGAGGGGCGCGGGGTGCGCACCATCATCGGGATGGTGTCGGCGACGCGGCTGGACTGTGTGCTCGGTTCGGCGGCCCTGATGCGGCAGTCGGTGGCGCAGGCGATCCACCACACCGCCCACCGCAACGCGTTCGGCGGCCCGCTGATCGACAAGCCCCTGATGCGGAACGTCCTGGCCGATCTGGCGCTGGAGTCGGAGGCGGCGACGGTGCTGGCGATGCGGCTGGCGGCGGCGTACGACGCCGCGGAGGCCGGTGACGAGGCGGAGCGGGCGCTGCTGCGGCTCGCGGTGCCGGCCGCCAAGTACTGGGTGACCAAGCGGTGTACGCCGGTGGTGGCGGAGGCGCTGGAGTGCCTGGGCGGGAACGGCTACGTGGAGGAGTCCGGGATGCCGCGGCTGCTGCGGGAGTCTCCGCTGAACTCGATCTGGGAGGGATCGGGCAATGTGCAGGCCTTGGATGTGCTGCGGGCGCTGAGGGGGACGCCGGGGGCGCTGGACGCGTACCTCCGGGAGGTCGGGCGGGCGCGTGGCGCGGACCACCGGCTGGACGGTGCGATCAAGGGGATGCTGACGGAGCTGGCCGATCTGGAGTCCGTGGAGGTACGGGCGCGGCGGCTGGTCGAGCGGATGGCGCTGGTGCTCCAGGGGTCGCTGCTGGTGCGCTGGGCGCCGCCGGAGGTGGCGGACGCCTTCTGCGCGTCACGGCTGGGCGGGGACTGGGGGTCGGCGTTCGGGACGCTGCCGTACGGGCTGAACCTGGCGGCGGTGGTGGAGCGGGCTCGCGTACAGGTGTGA
- a CDS encoding sensor histidine kinase: MRDFLLIVLLAFLGAVAAGLAGALVLRLLRHRSVAVSLTVVAAVTVVAMLAGTLAVAQAMFLSAHDLTVVTTVVAMAAVVSLATALLLGRWVVARSRELALAARTFGEDGSFAAPDGEATAELAELSRELAATSAKLAASRERERALETSRRELVAWISHDLRTPLAGLRAMSEALEDGVVQDPERYFRQIRAEVERLNGMVGDLFELSRIHAGALALSPTRMSVYDLVGEALAGADPLAREHGVRLVGDRVEPVPVQVDGKEMTRVLANLLVNAIRRTPADGTVAVAAERRLNSVVLSVTDGCGGIPEEDLPRVFDTGWRGSQARTPPAGAGLGLAIVRGIVEAHAGRADVHNVTGGCRFEVTLPAAP, encoded by the coding sequence ATGCGTGACTTCCTGCTCATCGTGCTCCTCGCCTTCCTCGGCGCGGTCGCCGCCGGGCTGGCCGGGGCCCTCGTCCTGCGCCTGCTGCGCCACCGGTCGGTCGCCGTGTCGCTGACCGTCGTCGCCGCCGTCACCGTCGTCGCGATGCTCGCCGGGACCCTCGCGGTCGCCCAGGCGATGTTCCTGTCCGCGCACGACCTGACGGTCGTCACCACCGTCGTCGCGATGGCCGCGGTCGTGTCGCTCGCCACCGCGCTGCTCCTCGGCCGCTGGGTCGTCGCCCGCAGCCGCGAACTCGCCCTCGCCGCCCGTACGTTCGGCGAGGACGGCAGCTTCGCCGCGCCCGACGGCGAGGCCACGGCCGAACTCGCCGAGCTGAGCAGGGAACTCGCCGCCACGAGCGCGAAGCTCGCCGCGTCCCGGGAACGGGAGCGGGCGCTGGAGACCTCCCGGCGGGAGCTCGTCGCCTGGATCTCGCACGATCTGCGCACCCCGCTCGCCGGACTGCGCGCCATGTCGGAGGCGCTGGAGGACGGCGTCGTCCAGGACCCCGAGCGGTACTTCCGGCAGATCCGCGCCGAGGTCGAGCGCCTCAACGGCATGGTCGGGGACCTCTTCGAACTGTCCCGGATCCACGCCGGCGCGCTCGCGCTCAGCCCCACCCGGATGTCCGTCTACGACCTGGTCGGCGAGGCCCTGGCGGGCGCGGACCCACTGGCCCGTGAGCACGGCGTACGGCTTGTGGGGGACCGGGTGGAACCGGTCCCCGTCCAGGTGGACGGCAAGGAGATGACCCGCGTCCTGGCCAATCTGCTCGTCAACGCGATCCGGCGGACCCCGGCGGACGGCACGGTCGCGGTCGCCGCGGAACGACGCCTGAACAGCGTCGTGCTGTCCGTGACCGACGGCTGCGGCGGCATCCCGGAGGAGGACCTGCCCCGCGTCTTCGACACCGGATGGCGCGGCAGCCAGGCCCGGACCCCTCCGGCCGGGGCGGGCCTCGGGCTCGCGATCGTCCGGGGCATCGTCGAGGCCCACGCCGGTCGCGCCGACGTGCACAACGTGACCGGCGGCTGCCGCTTCGAGGTGACCCTGCCCGCCGCCCCGTGA
- a CDS encoding YihY/virulence factor BrkB family protein — MQAANETPERPSGRLHRARVLYRNVSKRKLAWLLLKDTVNSCIEYRILGLAAEAAFFTLLSLPPLMLGVLGLLGYVDDWTSTTTVASIQENILGAAGTVLSDRGVNEIAKPLLEDVTRGGRPDVISLGFAIALWSGSRAVNVFIDTITVMYGLDGQRGIVATRLLAFLLYLIALLIGAVVLPLAVVGPDRLVELLPFGTEVVSVLYWPVVILLSIAFLTTLYHVSVPVRSPWAEDIPGALVALAMWVLGSFVLRIYLTSTVEGPTIYGSLAAPIAVLLWIGISAFAVLVGAAVNAAIDRVWPSVATAAARAANQRVRAAHAAELVARARARAAEGESEDGEDGEEGEEGEEGEGSGDMPSEFPERWSKFLPPDDVKSRFHGSRDPRDNGSQKL; from the coding sequence GTGCAGGCAGCAAACGAAACACCCGAGCGGCCCTCCGGCCGGCTCCACCGGGCCCGAGTCCTCTACCGCAACGTCTCCAAGCGGAAACTGGCCTGGCTGCTGCTGAAGGACACCGTCAATTCGTGCATCGAGTACCGGATCCTCGGGCTCGCGGCCGAGGCGGCGTTCTTCACCCTGCTGTCGCTGCCACCACTGATGCTGGGCGTCCTCGGGCTCCTCGGCTACGTCGACGACTGGACCAGCACCACCACCGTCGCCTCCATCCAGGAGAACATCCTCGGCGCCGCCGGCACCGTCCTGTCCGACCGCGGCGTCAACGAGATCGCCAAACCCCTCCTGGAGGACGTCACCCGCGGCGGCCGCCCCGACGTCATCTCGCTCGGCTTCGCGATCGCCCTGTGGTCCGGATCGCGGGCCGTGAACGTCTTCATCGACACCATCACCGTGATGTACGGACTCGACGGCCAGCGCGGCATCGTCGCCACCCGGTTGCTGGCGTTCCTGCTCTACCTCATCGCGCTGCTGATCGGCGCGGTCGTGCTGCCGCTGGCGGTCGTGGGCCCCGACCGCCTCGTGGAACTCCTGCCGTTCGGCACGGAAGTCGTCAGCGTCCTGTACTGGCCCGTCGTGATCCTGCTGTCCATCGCCTTCCTCACCACGCTCTACCACGTGTCCGTGCCGGTCCGCTCACCGTGGGCCGAGGACATCCCGGGCGCGCTCGTCGCCCTGGCCATGTGGGTGCTCGGCAGCTTCGTGCTCCGCATCTACCTGACCAGCACCGTCGAGGGCCCCACCATCTACGGCTCCCTCGCCGCGCCCATCGCCGTACTCCTCTGGATCGGCATCTCGGCCTTCGCGGTGCTCGTCGGCGCCGCCGTCAACGCCGCCATCGACCGGGTCTGGCCCTCGGTCGCCACCGCCGCCGCCCGCGCCGCCAACCAGCGCGTCCGCGCCGCCCACGCCGCGGAGCTGGTCGCCCGCGCCCGCGCCCGTGCCGCGGAAGGCGAGAGCGAGGACGGGGAGGACGGCGAGGAGGGCGAGGAGGGCGAGGAAGGGGAGGGCAGCGGCGACATGCCGTCGGAGTTCCCCGAACGCTGGTCCAAGTTCCTGCCGCCGGACGACGTGAAATCCCGGTTCCACGGCAGCCGGGACCCTCGCGACAACGGCAGCCAGAAGCTCTAG
- a CDS encoding helix-turn-helix domain-containing protein yields MRNTALDMARLSSMDAGHATRLLHQVHAATLAGRRPPVAPRPVIDASWQRMLRLGVDPDRSTSSELLQREELEHRRRATVLGEVMHTLSSGLTEIADASVQIMVVTDDQGRVLWREGNAGVIRQADTICLEEGAAWSEDSAGTNAIGTALAARRPVQVHSAEHFVHTLHNWTCAAAPVHDPRDGRLLGIVDVSGPASGFHPATLALVDSVARLAEADLRDRHLRVVERLRSVAAPILCRLAGRALAVDVHGWTAAVSGMAPVDRLPLPKSFRAGRVWLPSLGMCTVEPLPGGWLVRPDESRATETASRVVLDLSRARRWTVAVSGPAGSWSQELSPRHAELLYVLARHPQGRTAAELASDVFGDPTRAVTVRAEMSRVRRYLSGVLAHRPYRFSEEVRVEVVRPARPGDLLPHSSAPAVAAERTTGFQAVSGA; encoded by the coding sequence ATGAGGAACACGGCTCTCGACATGGCACGGCTCAGCAGCATGGACGCCGGGCATGCGACGCGTCTGCTCCATCAGGTACACGCCGCGACCCTGGCCGGCCGGCGTCCGCCGGTCGCGCCGCGCCCGGTCATCGACGCGTCCTGGCAGCGGATGCTCCGGCTGGGCGTGGACCCGGACCGTTCCACGAGCAGTGAGCTGCTGCAGCGTGAGGAGCTGGAGCACCGGCGGCGGGCGACCGTGCTCGGCGAGGTGATGCACACGCTCAGCAGCGGGCTCACCGAGATCGCCGACGCGTCCGTGCAGATCATGGTGGTGACGGACGATCAGGGCCGGGTGCTGTGGCGGGAGGGGAACGCCGGAGTGATCCGGCAGGCCGACACCATCTGTCTCGAGGAGGGCGCGGCCTGGAGCGAGGACAGCGCCGGCACCAACGCCATCGGCACCGCTCTCGCCGCGCGGCGGCCGGTCCAGGTCCACTCGGCCGAGCACTTCGTGCACACGCTGCACAACTGGACGTGCGCGGCGGCGCCGGTGCACGACCCGCGTGACGGCCGGCTGCTGGGCATCGTCGATGTCAGCGGCCCGGCCTCCGGTTTCCACCCGGCGACGCTGGCGCTCGTCGACTCGGTGGCCCGGCTCGCGGAGGCGGATCTTCGCGATCGTCATCTGCGGGTGGTCGAGCGGCTCCGGTCGGTCGCGGCGCCGATCCTGTGCCGGCTCGCCGGCCGGGCGCTGGCCGTCGACGTGCACGGCTGGACCGCGGCGGTCAGCGGTATGGCACCGGTGGACCGGTTGCCGCTGCCCAAGTCGTTCCGCGCGGGCCGGGTCTGGCTGCCGTCGCTGGGCATGTGCACCGTCGAGCCGCTGCCGGGCGGCTGGCTGGTCCGTCCCGACGAGTCCAGGGCCACGGAGACGGCGAGCCGTGTCGTCCTGGACCTGAGCCGCGCCCGCCGCTGGACCGTCGCGGTCAGCGGTCCCGCGGGCAGCTGGTCCCAGGAGCTGAGCCCGCGCCATGCCGAGCTGCTGTACGTGCTGGCGAGGCATCCGCAGGGGCGCACGGCCGCGGAGCTGGCGTCCGACGTGTTCGGTGACCCGACGCGCGCGGTGACGGTGCGCGCTGAAATGTCACGTGTGAGGCGCTACCTCTCCGGTGTGCTGGCCCACCGCCCGTACCGCTTCAGCGAGGAGGTCAGGGTGGAGGTGGTCCGTCCGGCCCGGCCGGGTGACCTCCTGCCGCACTCCTCGGCCCCGGCCGTCGCCGCGGAGCGGACCACGGGGTTCCAGGCCGTGTCAGGAGCATGA
- a CDS encoding nitrite/sulfite reductase, producing the protein MAATPEEPATATPRRKAGRHRGEGQWAVGHLTPLNANEQTKKDDDGLNVRTRIETIYAHRGFDSIDGADLRGRMRWWGLYTQRKPGIDGGKTAILEPEELDDKYFMLRVRIDGGRLTTEQLRVIGEISEEFARGTADITDRQNVQYHWIRIEDVPEIWNRLEAVGLSTTEACGDTPRVILGSPVAGIAEDEIIDGTPAIDEIHRRIVGNKDFSNLPRKFKSAISGSPLLDVAHEINDVAFVGVNHPEHGPGFDLWVGGGLSTNPKIGVRLGAWVPLEEVPDVYEGVISVFRDYGYRRLRTRARLKFLVADWGAEKFRQVLQDEYLQRKLVDGPAPEQPVQRWRDHVGVHKQRDGRFYVGFAPRVGRVDGATLTKIAEVAEAHGSGRVRTTAEQKMLVLDVAQPQVESLVAALEALDLRVGPSPFRRGTMACTGIEFCKLAIVETKARGASLIDELERRLPEFDEPITININGCPNACARIQVADIGLKGQLVLDENGDQVEGYQVHLGGALGLEAGFGRKVRGLKVTSAELPDYVERVLKNFQAEREDGERFATWAARASEEALS; encoded by the coding sequence ATGGCCGCCACCCCGGAAGAGCCCGCCACCGCCACGCCCCGCCGCAAGGCCGGACGCCACCGCGGCGAGGGTCAGTGGGCCGTTGGCCACCTCACGCCGCTCAACGCCAACGAGCAGACCAAGAAGGACGACGACGGTCTCAATGTGCGGACACGCATTGAGACGATCTACGCCCATCGTGGTTTCGACTCCATCGACGGGGCCGATCTGCGCGGACGCATGCGCTGGTGGGGCCTCTACACCCAGCGCAAGCCCGGGATCGACGGCGGCAAGACCGCGATCCTGGAGCCGGAGGAGCTGGACGACAAGTACTTCATGCTGCGCGTCCGGATCGACGGCGGCCGGCTGACCACCGAGCAGCTGCGGGTCATCGGCGAGATCTCCGAGGAGTTCGCGCGCGGCACCGCCGACATCACCGACCGGCAGAACGTCCAGTACCACTGGATCCGGATCGAGGACGTGCCCGAGATCTGGAACCGGCTGGAGGCCGTCGGCCTGTCCACCACCGAGGCGTGCGGTGACACTCCCCGCGTCATCCTCGGCTCCCCCGTCGCCGGCATCGCCGAGGACGAGATCATCGACGGCACGCCCGCCATCGACGAGATCCACCGCCGCATCGTGGGCAACAAGGACTTCTCCAACCTCCCCCGCAAGTTCAAGTCGGCCATCTCCGGCTCCCCGCTCCTCGACGTGGCGCACGAGATCAACGACGTCGCCTTCGTCGGCGTGAACCACCCCGAGCACGGTCCCGGCTTCGACCTCTGGGTCGGCGGCGGACTGTCCACCAACCCCAAGATCGGCGTCCGGCTCGGCGCCTGGGTGCCGCTGGAGGAGGTCCCGGACGTCTACGAGGGCGTCATCTCGGTCTTCCGCGACTACGGCTACCGCCGGCTGCGCACCCGCGCGCGGCTGAAGTTCCTGGTCGCGGACTGGGGCGCGGAGAAGTTCCGCCAGGTGCTCCAGGACGAGTACCTGCAGCGCAAGCTCGTCGACGGCCCCGCGCCCGAGCAGCCCGTGCAGCGGTGGCGCGACCACGTCGGGGTCCACAAGCAGAGGGACGGCCGCTTCTACGTCGGCTTCGCTCCGCGCGTCGGCCGCGTCGACGGCGCCACCCTCACCAAGATCGCCGAGGTGGCGGAGGCGCACGGCTCGGGCCGGGTGCGTACCACCGCGGAGCAGAAGATGCTGGTCCTCGATGTGGCGCAGCCGCAGGTCGAGTCGCTGGTCGCCGCTCTGGAGGCGCTGGACCTGCGGGTCGGCCCGTCCCCGTTCCGCCGGGGCACGATGGCCTGCACCGGTATCGAGTTCTGCAAGCTGGCCATCGTCGAGACCAAGGCACGCGGCGCCTCGCTGATCGACGAACTCGAGCGCCGTCTCCCCGAGTTCGACGAGCCGATCACGATCAACATCAACGGCTGCCCGAACGCCTGCGCCCGTATCCAGGTCGCGGACATCGGTCTCAAGGGCCAGCTGGTGCTGGACGAGAACGGCGACCAGGTCGAGGGCTACCAGGTGCACCTGGGCGGCGCGCTGGGCCTGGAGGCCGGATTCGGCCGCAAGGTCCGCGGCCTGAAGGTCACGTCGGCCGAGTTGCCCGACTACGTCGAGCGTGTCCTCAAGAACTTCCAGGCGGAGCGCGAGGACGGCGAGCGCTTCGCCACCTGGGCGGCGCGTGCGTCGGAGGAGGCCCTCTCATGA
- a CDS encoding response regulator transcription factor, with amino-acid sequence MQNILVVDDDPTVAEVVAGYLERAGFAVHRAEDGPQALRSAGQLWPDLVVLDLMLPGMDGLEVCRRLRGQGPVPVIMLTARGDEDDRILGLEVGADDYVTKPFSPRELVLRVESVLRRSRARADGPTAGPVLSCAGISVDPTARRVTKDGDELALTLREFDLLAHLMRHRGQAIAREQLMHDVWGWEFGDLSTVTVHVRRLRGKIEDDPARPRLIQTVWGVGYRFDAPASTAARAPGSGPTAAPGPTAFGAPEPTDEV; translated from the coding sequence ATGCAGAACATCCTGGTCGTCGACGACGATCCGACCGTCGCCGAAGTGGTCGCCGGCTACCTGGAACGCGCGGGCTTCGCGGTGCACCGTGCGGAGGACGGGCCCCAGGCCCTGCGGTCCGCCGGGCAGCTGTGGCCGGACCTGGTGGTGCTGGACCTGATGCTGCCCGGCATGGACGGCCTCGAAGTCTGCCGCAGGCTGCGCGGCCAGGGGCCCGTGCCGGTGATCATGCTGACCGCGCGCGGGGACGAGGACGACCGCATCCTGGGTCTCGAAGTAGGCGCGGACGACTACGTCACCAAGCCGTTCAGCCCGCGCGAACTGGTGCTGCGCGTCGAGTCCGTGCTGCGCCGCAGCCGGGCGCGGGCCGACGGGCCGACCGCAGGGCCCGTGCTCAGCTGTGCGGGGATCAGCGTCGACCCGACGGCTCGCCGTGTCACCAAGGACGGCGACGAACTCGCCCTCACTTTGAGGGAGTTCGACCTCCTGGCCCATCTCATGCGCCACCGCGGACAGGCCATCGCCCGCGAACAGCTGATGCACGACGTGTGGGGCTGGGAGTTCGGCGACCTGTCGACCGTCACCGTCCACGTGCGACGGCTGCGCGGCAAGATCGAGGACGATCCCGCCAGACCACGTCTGATCCAGACCGTCTGGGGCGTCGGCTACCGCTTCGACGCACCGGCATCGACGGCGGCACGGGCACCGGGATCGGGACCAACGGCGGCACCGGGACCGACGGCGTTCGGCGCACCCGAACCGACGGACGAGGTGTGA
- a CDS encoding putative leader peptide: MSRAGIALVSRRHVDLGRMSSAMCPAG, encoded by the coding sequence ATGTCTCGAGCTGGAATTGCCTTGGTGAGTCGGCGTCACGTCGACCTCGGCCGCATGTCCAGCGCCATGTGTCCGGCGGGCTGA
- a CDS encoding helix-turn-helix domain-containing protein, protein MYEERASSLDGAVVWRNEPGPGPGLPVLPDGCMDLMWTDGRLLVAGPDTYAHPSDGTGASYTGLRFAPGTAPAFFGVPAHELRDVRVELADLWPADRVRAMAARVTAAPDRAAALEAVAVRYAADSPRPDPLLRAVVRRLDAGGTVAATADAVGLGARQLHRRSLDAFGYGPKTLARVLRLQRALTLVRAGTPYAEAALAAGCADQAHLAREMRDLTGLTLGRYAELAAGSASANSETPAPSGSSTIA, encoded by the coding sequence ATGTACGAGGAACGGGCCTCGTCGCTGGACGGGGCCGTCGTCTGGCGCAACGAGCCCGGCCCCGGCCCGGGCCTTCCCGTACTGCCCGACGGCTGTATGGACCTGATGTGGACCGACGGCCGGCTCCTCGTCGCCGGACCCGACACATACGCCCATCCGTCCGACGGCACCGGCGCCTCCTACACGGGGCTGCGCTTCGCCCCCGGCACCGCCCCCGCCTTCTTCGGCGTGCCCGCGCACGAGCTGCGCGACGTCCGCGTGGAACTCGCCGACCTCTGGCCCGCGGACCGGGTGCGCGCGATGGCCGCACGGGTCACCGCGGCGCCGGACCGGGCCGCGGCGCTGGAGGCCGTGGCCGTGCGGTACGCGGCGGACAGCCCCCGGCCCGACCCGTTGCTGCGGGCCGTCGTCCGGCGGCTCGACGCCGGAGGGACCGTCGCGGCGACCGCCGACGCGGTCGGGCTCGGCGCACGCCAGTTGCACCGCAGATCCCTGGACGCCTTCGGATACGGCCCCAAGACGCTCGCCCGGGTCCTGCGACTGCAACGCGCCCTCACCCTCGTACGGGCCGGGACGCCCTATGCGGAGGCCGCCCTCGCCGCCGGCTGCGCCGACCAGGCACACCTCGCACGCGAGATGCGGGACCTGACCGGGCTCACCCTCGGCCGCTACGCCGAACTGGCCGCCGGCTCCGCGTCCGCGAACAGCGAGACCCCGGCACCGTCCGGGTCGAGCACGATCGCGTAG
- a CDS encoding GNAT family N-acetyltransferase produces the protein MSITVTTWSLEQTSAADLRPAAEPAGDVRIVRAEVPSPEFSRFLYTAVGGDIRWTDRLGLTHAQWVETLDRPGVETWVAYEKGTPAGYVELQAQDEGAVEIVYFGLIPAFRGRRIGGHLLSFGTARAWDLGDRWPGRTPTKRVWLHTCSKDGPHAMDNYLRRGFTLCDTKVEDEPEVETPGPWPGARVRPAALTRGSDARP, from the coding sequence ATGAGCATCACTGTGACCACGTGGTCCCTGGAGCAGACCTCGGCCGCCGATCTGCGTCCGGCCGCCGAGCCCGCCGGGGACGTGCGGATCGTGCGGGCCGAGGTGCCCTCGCCCGAGTTCAGCCGCTTCCTCTACACGGCGGTCGGCGGGGACATCCGCTGGACCGACCGGCTGGGTCTCACCCACGCACAGTGGGTGGAGACGCTGGACAGGCCGGGCGTGGAGACCTGGGTGGCGTACGAGAAGGGGACGCCGGCCGGGTACGTCGAGCTTCAGGCGCAGGACGAGGGCGCCGTCGAGATCGTCTACTTCGGGCTGATCCCGGCTTTCCGCGGGCGGCGCATCGGTGGTCATCTGCTGTCGTTCGGTACCGCGCGCGCCTGGGACCTCGGTGACCGCTGGCCGGGACGGACGCCCACGAAGCGGGTGTGGCTGCACACCTGCTCCAAGGACGGCCCGCACGCGATGGACAACTACCTGCGCCGCGGCTTCACGCTGTGCGACACGAAGGTGGAGGACGAGCCGGAGGTGGAGACGCCCGGCCCCTGGCCCGGCGCCCGGGTCCGACCCGCGGCCCTGACCCGCGGGTCTGACGCCCGGCCCTGA